In the Deinococcus humi genome, one interval contains:
- a CDS encoding Type 1 glutamine amidotransferase-like domain-containing protein produces MKFLLTSAGIKNPSLLTALVDLLGKPISEASALCIPTAIYPFPGGPGMAHRFISGLTSSPMCELGWKSLGVLELTALPSIDKAYWTAAVQEADALLVYGGDIHYLCRWMRESGLADLLPSLRETVYVGISAGSMVTAPVFGETYDDPKRPFVIDQGLGLVDFALLPHLDHERHPESSTVNVARMAAEVPVPTYGIDDQTAIKVLDGTVEVVSEGRWRLFAPAS; encoded by the coding sequence ATGAAATTTCTGCTCACTTCTGCCGGGATTAAGAATCCCAGCCTCCTCACGGCCCTGGTGGACCTCCTGGGCAAGCCGATCTCTGAAGCCAGCGCCCTGTGTATTCCCACGGCGATCTACCCCTTCCCCGGTGGGCCGGGCATGGCCCACAGGTTCATCAGCGGACTCACCAGCAGTCCCATGTGCGAACTGGGGTGGAAGTCGCTGGGCGTCCTGGAACTAACCGCTCTCCCCAGCATCGACAAGGCGTACTGGACGGCTGCAGTGCAGGAGGCCGACGCCCTGCTGGTGTATGGCGGTGACATCCATTACCTGTGTCGCTGGATGCGGGAATCTGGGCTGGCCGATCTCCTGCCGTCACTCCGTGAGACCGTCTACGTGGGCATTAGTGCGGGCAGCATGGTCACGGCCCCGGTGTTCGGCGAGACGTACGATGACCCGAAGCGGCCCTTCGTTATCGATCAGGGCCTGGGGCTGGTGGACTTTGCCTTGCTGCCACACCTCGATCACGAGCGCCACCCGGAGAGTTCCACGGTCAACGTGGCAAGAATGGCGGCCGAGGTCCCTGTGCCCACCTACGGGATTGACGACCAGACCGCTATCAAAGTGCTCGATGGCACCGTCGAAGTGGTCTCCGAGGGCCGGTGGCGGCTCTTTGCGCCCGCGAGCTGA